The genomic region CCACAACCGAAGTTACTCCAGTCAGGCGATCCAGTCGACTCCGTAATCGTGCAACAGTGATGTCTCCATGAATTCTGATCAGTCTAGGATCTTTGGTTCTGAAACAGCATCCTCGGTTGTTTCTGAAACCACACTCCCTCTTCCACTGAACTAGGTTCATTGACTACTAATGTAACTTAGTTGCTGTGCCTGGATTCTTTAGGAACTAACTGTTTGATTATGTTAAATGGCACTCATTGATCTAATTTTCATTACAGTTGCTTGTCAAACTGGCTGTTCTCATTCCCTCCCTTCCATtcttgccttttcttttttttgtgatattactGATATCATTTCATAGTGCAATAATCTCCAACAACAGTGGACTAAACCAGATCATTGGAATCACTTTTTATGTGCCTTTGATGCTTTCTGTGCCATTTTGTATACACAAAGTGGGGctaaaaagttaaatcaagtgctaaattttgaacttttcaaaCATCTTAAATACAAGTCATAGGGTATTTAACTTCTGTACTTTTTACCTTAGAATGgaagaaaaatcagaaaacTCACCACAAAACTTGTTATTtacaatctctctctctctctctagtaTTCCAAATTCTTGTGTAGAGCAGTGAGAGGGGGCTTGCTGGTAACAAAACTCCCTCTTTTACTGAGAAATGATGAGAAAGAAGAACCCCTTGTAGTTTTCTTGGATATAATGGGCTTAGGGAGAGTATAAggcttgtagctattattcaAGCCAGTCCCATAGCTCTTTGAAGCCTTGAGATGATGCCTTCTGTTTGGAATTACTTTCTTTGCCAGATCTTCAATGCTTCCCACTCTTGCAAGTGATGTAAAAGACTCTGATTTCCCTTGATAGAATTTTGACAACCCTCTTCTGCAAACACaacaacaatttcattcattcaCTCCTCCACACTAAAATAGCTGATGACAAATTCAAGAACCAAAAAGATGATTGATTTTTCACACAAGAAATTCAACTTACTTGATGGGCAATTGTTGCATGATCTCTGAGAGATCATACAGAGCTCCACCGGACGAAAACGAAGACGATGCCGATGAGGATGCATCATCTGCTGTATCATCAGATGAAGATATGGATGATGATCCATTAGTAAACATTGATTCTTCCGCTATGGACGAAGTGGAGGTTGATGATGTGCATTTCTCATCATGATGATCATCGTTCTTCTTTTCATACTCAAACCATGAATCTTGAAACTCCCGATGATGATGACTTTGGGCTTCTGCCATTATcggaatatatattaaaaaaaaaagaccacAAGAAATCTCTATCTCAAGAAATTCTCTTTTCTTGCAGTGATATACGAATACATGGAATTCTCTCTTGGGATACCAAGCTGaggaaacatatatatatgggcatgcaaatactaaaaaagaaaataaaatgagtggATTAGGCTAGTTTGCTTCTGGAACAATGACTCCTTGATCACATGTGGGAACATCAAACTTCTACGACACCAATGGTAAGAAGCCGACACGTGGCGAGAACAGGAATGGACAGAAGAACAACCCTTGATTGGATAAACTATGAGCTTGCAGATTGGTCATGGAGGACACGTGTCGACGCGTCGTCATGGTTGCATCGTGTTTTTGGAGAAGCAAAGTGTGGTTTTAGGGTAGCCCTGAAGAAGTTTGATGAATTCAGACagagaaatatattattagtgtGATGCCTTATCTTTAGATTCGACATTATCTTCTCGTATGGTTTGAAATGAATGATTGACTTTAGGATTTTTGCCCTACTTGGAACAAGATAAGTTCTATGCTATTTAAGCCCCATCCATATCCTTCCTACTCACCCACCCCACCAACACCATAAACAAACCCCTCTTCTCATCCCCCATCGCCcccacacaaatatatatatttttataaattattaaaatgccCATCATGATATCAAAATACCGCAGCTTCAATGATTTTCATTCACCATTTTAAATGCTTTTGgctgaatttatttaaaaaaacttcaTAAGATTTCTCACaagtttaaaaaatcttaatttttattttaaaaaaataaattgtgaataaagtaaaattacGGTATTAATAGTAACAACTCTGTTTTTCTATAAagtttatcaaatatttttttaaaaaattacgtaaATTATAGGCACCTCTCTaaaattttggcatatttacaaataccccttaaTTGTAAGGTTCATTTCATTAGTCTTCATCCAATTTTCATTGTAATCTGGTCAAACTGTCATTTTATatctttagaattttttaaaataattttgtggaCTTATATGCtctaatgatttattttactcACCCTCAAACTCTTTTTATATgtttccaaatatttatttttttttaattactattttcgTTAGGCAATTTAGGAGctgcataattattttgcatttgagaagaaaatttataatttctaaacaacaagaaagtattcataattacgtcaaaataaaaaaaaaatagtcataatttactcaaaaataaaaaattagaagttgGCCCAAAcatcaaaagaaattatgaatcTAACAAAATCTTTTGTCAAGGAAAATGGATTTGGATTAGAATAAAGATGGGGTTGACTGAGTGCTGAGGTTGAGGTGGTCTGTCTCTTGCCAACCTTAGCAATATCCATATTGAAACATCTTTCTAGTTACATCTTTCAAGTTTGTTCCAATATCAGCATGACACGGATGGATGCCCATATCCacccaatatttttaaattaggaatttaatgtcatttttattacaaaatagatCATATCATAAGATTATCATTCATAGGATCCGACTGTAATAATTGaccaactttttgtttttgacaTTCACACATCtaataatataacatattGGAGGGTCGACCATCTgactttttctaatttttgttattgtttttatatattttttcaataaataattaattatcacaagcgttgaatttattattattatttttttttataaaaattattatttatttacagtgtgtataaatatattaaatcttgAAATGAAAAGGGCTTAATTCTTGGAAAAGCATATATTCATTCACTTTATtggtttggataaaaaataatatttgaatcgCTTTCAATAGATAACCttatcaagaaattaaacATGACGTGTAAGGTAGTCACAATTTTGGGCTTATCACTTGGACTGTCAGTTTCCTGGTTGGGGAcatcttttttcaatttttcatctttttttattagacACAAAATTctattcatttttccttttttaagtaattagcAGTACATACGGGCACTCCATGTttgtgtaaaatatttaaaatttataaataattattagtaagtTAATCAGATTAACTACtttaaaaatctaaaagtgctcaaaattgttaaaaaattattaaaattactattatgaatgagttaaataata from Sesamum indicum cultivar Zhongzhi No. 13 linkage group LG3, S_indicum_v1.0, whole genome shotgun sequence harbors:
- the LOC105157697 gene encoding uncharacterized protein LOC105157697, translated to MAEAQSHHHREFQDSWFEYEKKNDDHHDEKCTSSTSTSSIAEESMFTNGSSSISSSDDTADDASSSASSSFSSGGALYDLSEIMQQLPIKRGLSKFYQGKSESFTSLARVGSIEDLAKKVIPNRRHHLKASKSYGTGLNNSYKPYTLPKPIISKKTTRGSSFSSFLSKRGSFVTSKPPLTALHKNLEY